From the Alphaproteobacteria bacterium LSUCC0719 genome, the window ATCCTCAATCGAGACCTGGTCAAAACCGAGACCGTCCATTTCACGCGCCAGCCTGTGATAGCTCGACGGATCGGCTTTCTTGTAATCCTCGTCATCGAGATGGTCCGGATAGCCGCAGCAGATATGCACCGCGCGGGTGACATGTGACGGCAGTTTGTGAAAACATCGCTCGACGCCCTCAAGCCCGAATTCCATCGCATCATCCACCTGCCGGGCGAACAGCGGTTCATCAAGCTGAATGTGACGACACCCCGCATCGGCAAGCGCCAGTATCTCCTTGTTCACCGTCGCGGCAAGATCGCGCGCCAGACGTGGCCGGTCCTCGTAATGGCAGTCGGCGGTGGTATCCATGATGGTCAGCGGTCCCGGCAGGGTGAATTTGACAGGCTTTTTGCTGACAGACTGGCTGGCCTTGAAATCATGCGGGCTGTAGGGCGCGGCGTCATGGCTGACAGCCCCCCTGATCGCCGGCAGATCGGTTTCATAGGCACCGTCGCGAAGCACCCTGTGTTCCAGTGTCGCAAAATCGAAACCGGTGACATGCCGGCAATGATAGTGGATGTAGTTCTCGCGCCGCACTTCACCATCGGTCGGCACGTCAATGCCGGCGTCAACCTGCAGCGCGATAACCTCTTTCGCGGCCCGCACAAACAGCGCCTCATCGGCGTCGGACATGCGATAGGCCGAATAGCCCTGCGTGACCTCGGGCGCGTTCATCGTGCCACGATCACGGGCCGAATCGAACCAGTCGCGGATTGGCAGGTAATCGGGCTTGGGGAAGGACCCGATGACAGTGGTTGAAAGCTTTTCTGGCACGGCAACTCTCCTTGATCCCGGCAGGTGGACAGCCGGAGGCCGGAATGCCGCCGGTATCTCCCGGCAATATACGCATCCACGGCGACCGGCGGAAGATTCATCTTCACAGCCGCCCGTTACCGGTCCTGTACGACCGGACAGGCAGGACAACAGCTGGACTGTCGGCGGCCAGCGACAGCCACATATTGCGCGGCGCGATGACATGAAAGATGATGCGGCATGACGTTTCTTCGCAATGATGCCGGCGGTCTGATCCCGCCCTTTTCTGGCGAGGCCGCGCCCTGGCTTGGCGGCGACCTGCAGACAATGCGGCATTTCCTGCGTCGTGACGCGCCGCCCCCGCCCCCTTCCCGCGAAATTCTGCTCGACCTTGATGACGGCGATAGGCTGCTGGCCGCCTTTCATCCGCCGACCGGCACGTCGAGGGGATGCATGATCGCCGTCCATGGGCTGAACGGGTGCATGGATGCCCAGCATATCTGGTGGCTGGTGCCACAGGTTCTGGCTGCCGGCTACAGTGTTCTCAGGATCAACATGCGCGGCGCCGGTCCGGCCCGAAAGCTGGCGCGCGGCACCTACAATGCCGGTGCCGGCGCGGACCTGATTCCCTTTATCGATGCCGCCGCAGCGCTTGATCCCGGTGTGCCGCTGTTCATGATGGCACATTCACTTGGCGGGACGGCGGCGCTCAACATGGCGCTGGCGTTTCCGGATCAGGCGGCACGCCTTGCCGGCCTTGTCACCATCGGCACCCCGCTCGACATGACAGCGACAGCCAGACAGTTCAGCTCCCGGCGCAATCTGCTCTATATCCGCTACATGCTGGCCGGGCTGAAGGATATTGCCGCCACGGCACCGGGGCTGGACCGGCATTATCGTGACG encodes:
- a CDS encoding cobalamin-independent methionine synthase II family protein, producing the protein MPEKLSTTVIGSFPKPDYLPIRDWFDSARDRGTMNAPEVTQGYSAYRMSDADEALFVRAAKEVIALQVDAGIDVPTDGEVRRENYIHYHCRHVTGFDFATLEHRVLRDGAYETDLPAIRGAVSHDAAPYSPHDFKASQSVSKKPVKFTLPGPLTIMDTTADCHYEDRPRLARDLAATVNKEILALADAGCRHIQLDEPLFARQVDDAMEFGLEGVERCFHKLPSHVTRAVHICCGYPDHLDDEDYKKADPSSYHRLAREMDGLGFDQVSIEDAHCCNDLSLLDLFARKQVIFGSVAVARSRIETVEEVMTRLRQALDHIDRDRLVVAPDCGLGMLTRDLAVAKLKVMCAAVAEL
- a CDS encoding alpha/beta fold hydrolase — translated: MTFLRNDAGGLIPPFSGEAAPWLGGDLQTMRHFLRRDAPPPPPSREILLDLDDGDRLLAAFHPPTGTSRGCMIAVHGLNGCMDAQHIWWLVPQVLAAGYSVLRINMRGAGPARKLARGTYNAGAGADLIPFIDAAAALDPGVPLFMMAHSLGGTAALNMALAFPDQAARLAGLVTIGTPLDMTATARQFSSRRNLLYIRYMLAGLKDIAATAPGLDRHYRDAAAAAQSLYEFDDLVTAPLAGYADSAAYYAATSVHRRMDDLAIPTLVLQGSNDPWVPVTPCLARPAPRRAGAGTAIVVTKGGGHVGFHDRKLNWHIRATLAWCNAIRG